ACAATACTTTTACCAACCAccaaagcaagcaagctcCTGCTATCGAGATTCACAAGCTCAGGCCGTCTGCTGTTCCTGTGTCCAGTTACCTCGTACCTAATCTATCAGATCTGCTTGGTCATACTGAAGCTAATTCCACAGCTGAAAGCCACCAAACCTTAACCATGGAGCTTCCCTTTGTTACTCTCGACGTCTTCACAAACACTCGATATCGAGGAAATCCCCTAGCCGTTGTCACGATTCCCGCAGATAGAAATTTACCAGAGCCTACGCAagaacaaaaacaaagaaTTGCCCTCGAATTCAATCTATCAGAAACCGTTTTTATCCACGAACCCCGTCCCGATACCGATGTCGACAGTGATGTCACCCGCCGAGTGATCGACATTTTTACAGTCGACACAGAGATCCCCTTTGCTGGGCACCCAACTATCGGCGCCGCTGTCACCCTCATCCCCCATGGTGTCGATACCGTCGTTACCAAGGCTGGCCCAATTTCTCTCACCCAGACCCGCCCTGGTTATATCCAAGCCGCTATCCCGCACAATGTTCGTCGTCACAGGAAGACTCTTGCCGATCTATCTGCCCCGGTCGCTGCCCAAATATCCCAGGACCCTGCGATACGCGAACCCGAGCTCCAGGCCCCGCTATTCAGTATCGTCAATGGCATGACCTTTGCGCTCATCAAACTCCCGGACCTTGAGCAGCTGGCCAAAGTTGAGATGAGCGGGGTAAATTTGTCTGTGGACGAACTTCTTGACGACGGCTGGCAAAACGGTCTCTTGCTAAAGTACTACTATGTTGTCAATGGCCAGCATGAAGACGACGGCACAACAGTCTATTCTATCCGCTCGAGAATGATGGAAGCATCCATGGAAGATCCTGCCACAGGCAGTGCTGCAAGCGCTCTCTCTAGCTACCTTTCGCTTCAACAGTCGAGCCTAGGTGACCATAGCTTCAGATATGAGATTGACCAGGGTGTTGAGATGGGCAGGGAGAGTAATATTGTAGTTGACGTTGATGTAAAAGAGTCCAAGATCGCCACGGTCAAACTCTCAGGAACAGCTACTCCAGTAATGCGTGGTCATGTCACCATCTAATCGAGAGAGATAGCATATTGCCTCTTCCGAACTGCTCTATAAACCTGGGACCCAATCGTTATCACGTATTTAATCAAAGGGGCAGTGTTCCGAAACCAATCATGCGCCTGGTATGTTCTTCCGACAACATCGTGACGACTATCGTACAGTGATACAGTATTACTGCAATGTGATATCGGCCTGGAAACATCCTCGCCCCCCCAGACGAGTCTGCCCCAGGGCCATAGTAACACTTGCGCCTCTATAATTCTGAATTCTTTTTGGACCCAACGCCCCGTGCCTCTCTCATAATGATGCACCGTCAAAAACCAAGAGTTCCACCGATAATAAAATACGTTTCTCCTATAGATTCCTCCTTGTGACGTTTTACCCAGTCCTATTCATTCCATCGCGGTGTGGCTATGACCCGCGACCTAAGCTCGTTGAAGCACGTCTGCAAACTTTTTGGCAACCTAGAAACAACATTAGTACCCGGCCCATGTTAACAGCAGGCGAATATCTGACTGACCTCATGGCTCTCGTCATCGATGAAAGGAAGTTTGAAGAATCCATACTTGTCTTCATTCTTCACAAGCTCCACAACAGTGTACAGCAGACCCCATGGTTGAGGCCAGAAACTAACCAGTCGCTCAAGCAGCACTCGGGTGATGTCCTCGCGGaattcatcttcctctggaTCGCCGAGATCCTTGGCAAAGATGGAAAGGAGCGCCTGGCTGAAGAAAGCAGTGTGGGCGCTGGGATATCGAAGTTGGTTGACTAGGCTGACAAGGATATAATATCTGGCCTCGGCAGGGAGTTCATGAATGATCAGAGAAAGAAGTGATACTTCATTCTCGTCACCAGTCAGGGACAGGTCTGCGCCAGTTTGTGTTGCCTTCTCTACAGCACGGTGTCCGATATATAGAACGACAGCGTCAATAACGCTGGTGTTGGCGACGACAGGCACATGGCCGTAAGTAGATGCCTTTGGAGTGTCATGTGTCATGGCGTGGGTGATGTTGGCAACGATATCTTCATTTGGTCCACTCTGAAGTGCTTGGTCTAGGACCTTGAGAAGACTGCGAGACTGAAGTGTCACGCTGGCCTCATTCATAAGACCGGCAAAGAGGCGCATATCGTCGAACTGGATCTTACCACCAAGCTCGTTAAATCTAGGGCTCTGCTGGGGATTTGCAGCCAGTACAGCGTTAATGAGCTGCGTGCAATGAGGTGGAATGCTAGAGCAAAGCTTGGCGTGATTGGCCACGACAAATTCGGGGAAGTCGTGCTGTAGAATGACGAGCAGCTTGAAGCAAGCCCGGTAAATGTCTTTGGCAACGTTGGATACCTCGAAAACCTTCAACTGATCACCGAGAGTGTCCAGCAACTGGCAAAGCAGGTCGGAAAAGGGGCCCCAGCCAACACCGTTGGGCAGCTGTAGAATTGCTGGCATGAAAGCACGGTGCTGAACGAGAGACATCCAGCCGTAAACGAAGCCGGGAACATATAAGGGGTTGATTTTGAACAGTCGCCGAGCGATCCTCAGAAGAATTTCACGACGCTCATCCTCAGCCAGGCTCTCTGAAATCCCCTGAATTTCGTAAAAGAGCATTGACAGTAATCTGAAGAAAACGCGCTGGCTCAGCTGCTCTCCGCGCTTAACATGGTGGTTGACAAGAATGAGCTCAATAAGTGAAAGCACTGAGTCGATAAATGCGGGACGAGTAGATGTTGGCTCAAAGCCCATACCGATGAACGTTGCAATGAGCTTAGCAAGGGCATCTACCATGACATAGGCATCGGCAAGGGAACCACTGTGGACAATGTAGTCGAAGCGCTCAATCGACAGGTCGATGGTGACACGGATGAAGACAAAGAGGTCATCCCTGTTCTGCATAACCCCTTTGGCGTGCAGCTGCTGCACGAACACCGTGACAGCCTTCTCAGAAGCATTGTGGTTGCGGCAAAGATGGATCCATTCGTCGAAAACATATTCTATCTGTTCGTGTTGGAGAGCCTGACTGTCAGCGTGAGTCGGCCGTGTCAGACCAGAGTTGGTGAGCTTTGACTTGATGCGTTGCCCAGGGGCAGAATCGGGGTCATCCGAGATCCATGACCAAGCTGCGTCCAGCGTCAGGGCAAAGTCGGCATACAAAGCAATCGGACGGGAGTCGAGCAGCGTGAGGTCGAGCAGGTGCTCCAAAAAGTCAAGAGATCCCTCTTTGCGTGCCTGCAGTGCTTTCGACATGGCCAGATCAATGTTCCTCCAATCCAAAAGGTCCGTTCGAACCAAGGCCGCGAGCAGAGGTAAACTCAAGAAGGTGGAGCCAGGCTGCTGGCTGAAGAGAGTTCTAACGCGGCTGTTGAGGACAGGGCCAGCGATCTTCCTAAGCGTCTCCAAAACATGAACTAAGCTCTCGAGAGCCAGGTTGTCGTCAACCTGCGAGAAAATGAGCTGAATGATTTGTTCCGCAGCGTAAATGGAGAAATCTTCATGGCTCTGCGAAGTCTTGATGATGTGCTGGACGAGTGCATCGACAACATCCACAAGAGGAGATGGTCGCGGTAGATCCAGGAAGTGTTCATGGGGAGACTCGGTGGCTACCCTCATGAGTTCCTGGAGTAGCTTGTTGACCCGCTCGGCTAGATTACGAACATCCATCTGGAAGCCGGGTGATCTACCGTTAGTCATTGCATTAGCAGTGGTATGAGGGGGTGCATAGGGCTGCATCTGAGCACCCAAATGTTGCTGAATTGAGGGAGTCTCCGCAGGAGTCGGAATACTAGGGATAGAACTAAATTGGTCCTGGAGCACCTCGTTGGCCAAGGATCTAGTAGCATCGGATGCTGACGGGCCATGTGAAGGCGTGGGAAGCGTGGCGCTTCGTGGCTGCCTAGCGAAATCTTCGTAAATAGCCATCTGTTCGGGATTGAGGCCATTAACATTCGGGGATAACTTGAAAGGATTAGGAATAGCCATGGCCCATCGGCTGAGGCTTGAGTCGAAGTAAGGATCGTTAGGTCTCTGAAGACGATGCCGTCGACGAGCCTCGAGCTCCGGTTCGATCATCTCCTCAATTTCGGGGACAGCCCTTTCCTCAGCCTGCTTCTCAATGATATTGCAGGCTAAGTCCAGGTTTGAGTTAACACACATAATAATTGTGCCCTCGGGGAGTCCTTGAGAGAGATCGGTCGAGAGGTTTCGCATGTAGTTAGTGAAGTTGGCGCGAAGGGGTTCTTTGGACGTAACGAGGGCAAGGCTACCGGCGGTGGCTTTCACCATGCTAATAGCAGAGTTGCGTACACGGTTCTCGTCGGGCTCTATAGCAAAGTCCTTGTGTATCATCTGCTGTGTAGATATGGCGGCAATAGTAACAGAGCGATCAACGACAGGCTGGATTATATCTTGCAGAGCACGACTGAGAGCCGTACGAACAATCTCATGAAGACGAGTAGTGCTGACAACCATCTCATTAGTTGGGGGGATAGTAATCAGGGGACCAAGGTCAGGAATGGTTGGCGCAAGAGCCTGAGGTGAGAGTCCAGCACCCACACCGGACCCGATGCCATTGAGCGATAGATTTTCAAACGCATCTAGTTGTTCAGGGGCTAGGGTCTCCGCCGGCTCTTCAATGACAGGGCGGTTCAGAATTTCGCCCGAAGGTTCGATACTCCTGTGATCAAGGTTTAAACCTTTGCACAAGACCTCAATCTCAAACTTAAGATTGAGTTTTAGCTCGGCATGATGATAAAGCTCAATTAGCAAATGGATGATATCCATAAGCCATGGATTCGGGGGCCTGAAAACGGCTGATGTGGCGCCTTGAGTCAGAACTTTGCATACGAACGGGATAACAACGATGAGTCGCTTCGTATCGTGAGCCTCAATCAAAAGCTGCTTGAAGGCGATGTTCTTGTGTTTGATAGGACGATCTCGTGCCAGAGTCAAAAGACCTAGCCAGCCTCCGAGATTTTTGAGGTGAGTCCTTTCCGTTGAGTTCTGCATGGTCGCCTCCGAGTTCAGCATTCGGCACACGCTAATGTAAGTCTCTCTCAGGACCTCACTCCAGAGAGCCTTGTCTTCAAACAGCTTGACCAGTTCGAGATAAACATGATGGTAGTTTGGCTGCATCTTGGCGCGCTCCTCAACAAGATGGCTAGCAAACCATTGTTGATGCCGGCGCTCCATGGTCTCTCGAAGTTCTTGACACATGGCCTGTAGTGTGCCTTCGGTGATATTGTTGAGAACGAACTGGACCTTGTCCTGGGCGCCCTCGTCAGGATCTTCGAACTCAACGTCCATAGCTGGCGGATCGACATTCAGAGCAGCAAACGCAGGCGCTTGACGCTCGACATTGGCCAGTTCATCCGAGTTTCCATTAGGGAAACCATCGCCTTGAAACCCTAGTCCATGAGGTGTTCCGGCGCCGTTACGCCCACGGGCCAACTCTTCGTCATGTTCACGAACAACCTCCTCCGCCTTTTTGTAAACTTCCGTGTTGTGGAGTCCAGGTATCTGACAGAGCTGCCTGCAGAAGGCAGGCCATTCTCGGAAGCGAATGAACAACTGCATCAGTGCCTGAAGGCCAAACTTGTACATAGGTTCTTCAGGAGAATGGTCCTTAACAGCCTCCAAAATCATGCCTAATCCAATTTGAAGGGGCAAGTTTGAAACGAGCTTATGCGAAATGATACCACCGAATAGAACTGCGGTTGTTGCCAGAGCTTCCAGAGGATAGTCGGCATAGTGAGAATACTCATCAAAGAGCCCGTGGATCATGCATGCGAAAACGTCCTGATCCAGAGGATCCCTGGAATGCTTATAGCGGTCTAAGACCTCAACTATATTGCGAACCTGTACCTCATCACTATACATCTTCTTGTAGTGCTCCTCCATCCTGGTGTTGGCGGTCGGAGACAGGAGGTTCCCATCCCTTCCATTGGCGTCGATGACATCGTCGTAACCCTCACCGTAGTTGATCAGTCGGGGGTAGGCAATAATGCAAGCGCGCTGAACCAGGATCAATTCTGGCCTAGGAGGACTGGGCGAAAAGTCTTCAAGGATTCGCAGTAACGCTGATACGGTACGAACTTGGAGGGTCGTTGTGTTCTTAACAGAAGAGTCATCAGAAGTTCCTCGCTGAAACTGGCTCTCCAAGTTGGCCTTTATCATCAAAAACTGAAGCAGAGTATTATACATCTCTTCACTCCGCTCAGCATTGAACAGTGCCCACTTGGACAAGTCCAAGTATCCTTCAGCATGGGCCAGAGCGGCTAAATCGACTCCAAATCCATTTGACTGGTACACCAGGGTGTCAAGCCAGTTATGCTTTACAGCGTGCTCAAGAATAACCGGGAGGTCCATCGGCTTAACAGCATGAGTGTCTACCAAGCGCTGAATGACCCAGTTCTTGTCTTTCCTCCAGACACTATCCAGAACAAAGTCGTATTGGGGCGAACgcttataaagaaaattttCGAACAAAGAACTGAGTGTTTCGACGGCCATGGGGGCCCAATGCTGCCGAGGTACTTCGAATGCGGAGACCAGGAAGATGTCCAGATTCGGAACTACCACTTCTTGGAAGAGCCTCTTGGCCTCGATACTCGTCGACGCCATCATGGAACTAAGCGCAACATTGAAGATCGAGGAGAGAGCAGCAACGGATATTAACGGATGCTTGACGGCGACAATTGCTCGCTCTTGTACATTCTCAGGCGAGTTTGCGTATTCCTCAATAGTAATGCTGCGCTGGAGCCCGGGAATCGTCGTCGCGTCAAGCTGATCAGGAGTTAAAGAGGCATAGGCACTAACAAAAGAGAGCTGAGCCTCTGGATTCCTCCAAACGCCGCCCCATAACCTCTGAATATCCACTATCAAGCCAGACTTGGAGTCCTGTGCAATTGGCAAGAGAGCTTGGTAAAGTCGAAGGAACTGCTGAGAAGAGACGCGAGTCGATGGTTGGTCGAACAGAATGATTACCTCCATCCAGTCGAATGACTTCGGTAGGACTCTCCTGAGAGCAGCAACCAGAACACCAGTATCTTGCTGTGGGCTTTGACTAATGGCAGTGAAGGTCATCGCAGCTGAAACTTGTTCGGGGCCCAACTGCAAGCCACTGGGACGGTTCTGTAAATAAGAGACACATGTTTCCTCGTCTCTGGTGAAATCGAGGCCCGTCTTTTGGATATATCGAACTAGCCCATTGAAAGGCCTATCAGCGAGCACTCGACTGAGATCGAGAGCCGCGAGGATTTCGGAAGGCGGTGTACGCTCGGGAGACTGGTCCATCCATCGGCTGATGACACGTGTTTCCAATTCGCGCATAGAAGAAGCATTGAAGCTCGGAGGATGATATTGGAGAAACCGGTCCAGAATCAGGGCGATAAACGATGGGGTTAGATCGGCATGGGCGTCGAGGTCAAATCGAGAAAGGATATCGATGAAGGAAGGGAAGTTAGTAGATAATATAGCGTCGGCTGCCTTGACATTAGAATACTCCCGGGACAAACTTTCTAATGGCATGAACCAACCTTTCGTCTTTAAATCTGCTCGAGAAGTGAGCTTAAAGGCTAGAGCTAATATGGTCTTCTCTAATGCATCGAGCTTGAAATGTTCCATAAAGGTAGAAAGATCAAAGTCGCGGAAGATATCCTCTGTGGCACTCTCAATCGATTCAGCAATCTTACTTGCTTGGTTGGGATCGTGCGAAATCTTCTGCATCTCGGCAACAAGAATGTGATAGTTGTTGGGGCCTGTGCCGGCCCTGTTGAGGCCAGGGAATATCTGGGGCGCATTGCCGGCAACGAGCCGGGTGAAGTACTTAGTAAACACTTCCATTCCGTGTTCATCGATGAGCTGTCAAGTAGGTGCATTGTCAGCAAACTTGGGATATGTCCAGCAGCAATAGTGTAGCCAAACCTTGTTCAATTGGTCAACCTGCAGCTCCCACTTAGCACGGTCCTTGTCCTCCTTGATAGTACTGAGTAGAAGATAGACCTGTGCCACGACGATCTTGGTCAGGGAATTAGTGCCCGTTGGACTGCTGGCGCTTGGGCTTGCGCCAGCACTGAGAATGGCGGCCTGCGATGGGTGAGGAGAATGGCTCGCACCCGTCTGGAGTATCTGCGCAGGATTGGGCGAAAATGATCCCGCTCGAGGTGGTGGGACCATGGAGTTGTATTCGCGGCGgagggagatgagatggTTGAGCGCCTGCTTTCGTTGTGGTGGCAGGCCGGAGGGCTCAGAAAACGAGCGAGCGGGGAAGtgtgaaggaggaagagtccGTATATAAGATGCCTACATGGGGGAGCGGCAAGATGAAGCTGCAAACAGCGGTCGTCAAGACGTTGCAGAGACTGCGCGATCGTGCAACGGTAGTCGAACAGAGAGGAACTCGTGAGCCTGACTCGACTTGAGGGTGGAGTTGGAGGTACGTGTCGTACTCGGCGTTCGTCGTAGGGAGGGCGCCGAAGACGCTACAAACTGACAGGGTGGGGGGAAGTCCGTAGCGGTTCGGTGTCAAATAAGCCAACGAGACCCGAAATATTTATGGCGCGTGGTGATGCAAGTATCGATATCGTCAAGAACGTCTGTACACAAGGTGGTGGGTGGTGGTCGATGTTGGGTTTGGAGGACAAGGTACTGTATCTGAAAATGACAAGGCCCTTGAGAACGGCAAATCCCGATACGTCGAGTGAATCCACTATACCCGCATCACGTGAGCCGTCCTGCTACAACACCGTGGTCAGTGCTCCCTGTGTTGCTGCGCCAACTGCCTCACGCCACCAAAACAA
The window above is part of the Fusarium musae strain F31 chromosome 6, whole genome shotgun sequence genome. Proteins encoded here:
- a CDS encoding hypothetical protein (BUSCO:EOG092600SK), giving the protein MVPPPRAGSFSPNPAQILQTGASHSPHPSQAAILSAGASPSASSPTGTNSLTKIVVAQVYLLLSTIKEDKDRAKWELQVDQLNKLIDEHGMEVFTKYFTRLVAGNAPQIFPGLNRAGTGPNNYHILVAEMQKISHDPNQASKIAESIESATEDIFRDFDLSTFMEHFKLDALEKTILALAFKLTSRADLKTKGWFMPLESLSREYSNVKAADAILSTNFPSFIDILSRFDLDAHADLTPSFIALILDRFLQYHPPSFNASSMRELETRVISRWMDQSPERTPPSEILAALDLSRVLADRPFNGLVRYIQKTGLDFTRDEETCVSYLQNRPSGLQLGPEQVSAAMTFTAISQSPQQDTGVLVAALRRVLPKSFDWMEVIILFDQPSTRVSSQQFLRLYQALLPIAQDSKSGLIVDIQRLWGGVWRNPEAQLSFVSAYASLTPDQLDATTIPGLQRSITIEEYANSPENVQERAIVAVKHPLISVAALSSIFNVALSSMMASTSIEAKRLFQEVVVPNLDIFLVSAFEVPRQHWAPMAVETLSSLFENFLYKRSPQYDFVLDSVWRKDKNWVIQRLVDTHAVKPMDLPVILEHAVKHNWLDTLVYQSNGFGVDLAALAHAEGYLDLSKWALFNAERSEEMYNTLLQFLMIKANLESQFQRGTSDDSSVKNTTTLQVRTVSALLRILEDFSPSPPRPELILVQRACIIAYPRLINYGEGYDDVIDANGRDGNLLSPTANTRMEEHYKKMYSDEVQVRNIVEVLDRYKHSRDPLDQDVFACMIHGLFDEYSHYADYPLEALATTAVLFGGIISHKLVSNLPLQIGLGMILEAVKDHSPEEPMYKFGLQALMQLFIRFREWPAFCRQLCQIPGLHNTEVYKKAEEVVREHDEELARGRNGAGTPHGLGFQGDGFPNGNSDELANVERQAPAFAALNVDPPAMDVEFEDPDEGAQDKVQFVLNNITEGTLQAMCQELRETMERRHQQWFASHLVEERAKMQPNYHHVYLELVKLFEDKALWSEVLRETYISVCRMLNSEATMQNSTERTHLKNLGGWLGLLTLARDRPIKHKNIAFKQLLIEAHDTKRLIVVIPFVCKVLTQGATSAVFRPPNPWLMDIIHLLIELYHHAELKLNLKFEIEVLCKGLNLDHRSIEPSGEILNRPVIEEPAETLAPEQLDAFENLSLNGIGSGVGAGLSPQALAPTIPDLGPLITIPPTNEMVVSTTRLHEIVRTALSRALQDIIQPVVDRSVTIAAISTQQMIHKDFAIEPDENRVRNSAISMVKATAGSLALVTSKEPLRANFTNYMRNLSTDLSQGLPEGTIIMCVNSNLDLACNIIEKQAEERAVPEIEEMIEPELEARRRHRLQRPNDPYFDSSLSRWAMAIPNPFKLSPNVNGLNPEQMAIYEDFARQPRSATLPTPSHGPSASDATRSLANEVLQDQFSSIPSIPTPAETPSIQQHLGAQMQPYAPPHTTANAMTNGRSPGFQMDVRNLAERVNKLLQELMRVATESPHEHFLDLPRPSPLVDVVDALVQHIIKTSQSHEDFSIYAAEQIIQLIFSQVDDNLALESLVHVLETLRKIAGPVLNSRVRTLFSQQPGSTFLSLPLLAALVRTDLLDWRNIDLAMSKALQARKEGSLDFLEHLLDLTLLDSRPIALYADFALTLDAAWSWISDDPDSAPGQRIKSKLTNSGLTRPTHADSQALQHEQIEYVFDEWIHLCRNHNASEKAVTVFVQQLHAKGVMQNRDDLFVFIRVTIDLSIERFDYIVHSGSLADAYVMVDALAKLIATFIGMGFEPTSTRPAFIDSVLSLIELILVNHHVKRGEQLSQRVFFRLLSMLFYEIQGISESLAEDERREILLRIARRLFKINPLYVPGFVYGWMSLVQHRAFMPAILQLPNGVGWGPFSDLLCQLLDTLGDQLKVFEVSNVAKDIYRACFKLLVILQHDFPEFVVANHAKLCSSIPPHCTQLINAVLAANPQQSPRFNELGGKIQFDDMRLFAGLMNEASVTLQSRSLLKVLDQALQSGPNEDIVANITHAMTHDTPKASTYGHVPVVANTSVIDAVVLYIGHRAVEKATQTGADLSLTGDENEVSLLSLIIHELPAEARYYILVSLVNQLRYPSAHTAFFSQALLSIFAKDLGDPEEDEFREDITRVLLERLVSFWPQPWGLLYTVVELVKNEDKYGFFKLPFIDDESHEVAKKFADVLQRA